The genomic stretch GGCGGACATCATCGCCCTCGAAGAGGTCAGAAAGAACGCCATCGTGAATTATACGGTGGATTCAACGGGGAACTACGATATCGTGACCTTCCACTTCAACAACGGAGTGACGGAGTATGACGAGACGGTCTATTACTGATGACGAGGGGGTGAGCAACCTCCTCCAGTATGTGTACATCAGCGGCGTGCTGATCGTCCTCCTGGTCATCACGATGTTCGCCGTGAACGCCGCATTCATGGAGGGACCGGCGAACAAGCTGAAGTACCACGCCTATGTGGATATCGGCAACGGCCTCTCCACCCGGATCGTGGACGTCTATATGATCGCTCCCGACAACGGCACGATCGCCACCGAGTTCGATATCCCGGACGACGTTGCCGAGCAGGACTATATGGTGGAGCTGGACGGGAGCGGCGGCGACCAGGTGGTGGCGATCTACCGGGACGACATCAGGAGCAGCATCTCGATCGCCGGGATCGGGGTGACGATGGGCGTCACCGGCAACACCACCAGCGGGGGGATCAACCGGATCGTCTATAATTCGAGCGGGGTGTGAACATGGCAGGTTTGAACACACGACAGGACGAGGGCGTCTCAGAGGCGATCGGGTTCATCATCATCTTCGGACTGGTGATCACCGGCATCGGCCTCATCACCCTCTACGGATACCCGATGCTGACGCAGCAGCAGAGCAACGCCGACGTGCGCAACATGGAGCAGACCATGGTGGTGCTCCAGAACGACATCAAGAGCCTCTGCTACAAGAACGTCCCCTATAAGGAGACCGCCCTGCAGGTGAGCGGCGGGTCGCTCATGGCGGAGAACTCGAGCGAGACGGTGCAGAACTTCACCATCTCCGGAAACACCATCAACAAGGTCTTCAGTCCGGGCATGCTCTTATACGACTCAGACAGCCAGGACGCCACCATCGCCCTCGAAAACGGAGGGGTGATCCGGGCGCAGAGCAGCGGGTCGACGATGCTGGCCGAACCGCGGTGGTACCTCGACGATGCGAGCAGCACGATGGTGATCAACCTGATCAACCTGACCACCAGCGGGACGATCGCACGGAGCGGGATGGGGAGCGTGCGGATGAAGCTCGCCGGCACCGAGACCGAAATCGACGACTCCGGCGGCATAAACGTCACGGTCACCTACACCCCCGATGCAACGGCGAACTTCTCAAAGGCATGGGAGAACTACCTCACCGGCAGCCTCGGGATGAACAAGATAGCGCCGAACACCTACCAGATCACGACCGACAACCTGATCGTCAAGACCTATGAGGTGCAGGTGCTCTCGGTCTAGACCCGAATCTCTTTTTTACAGACGTTTGACGAAGACCACAGTTTTTCGAGGGTGACGGCAGTCTTCAATTCGCCGTCCACCCTCAACAATAGGGGGCGGAACAGTCCTGTGTGGAGAGCAGGGGCGGGTCCGGGAGAGGTCTCCCCTCCCGGCGGGGACCGTCCAATCCCGGATATCACCGGACCGGGGGTCCCACCCCCTGAAGTCCCCGTCCGATGTGACAGGGTCAGTCTTCAAGAACGTTCTGAAAAGTTAACGAATCATTTTCAGGAGGTGAGCACACCCATCCGTCGGCGAACAATCCCTCCCCGGCGATCAGAGGGCCAATCTCACGGAAAAAGACGGCAAAAAAGATTTACAGATAATTCCGGCTGCGCAGCCAGTCCACCTGCGGCCGGGTATACCGATAGATGATATCGCACTTGTCGTCCTGGAAGTCCCAGGGCACGACGATGAGCACGTCCCCTTCCCGGATCCAGACACGCTTTTTGATCTTGCCCTTGATCCGCCCGATTCTGGTCACGCCGTCAAAGCACCTGACCCTGATATGGTTGGCGCCGAGCATCAGCTCCGCACTGGCAAACATCTCGCGGTTGCGCTTGTTCGGCAGCCTTACACGGATTATCTCTCCATCTGGCCCTTTATCATCATTTTTTCTAAAATTTGACAGGCAATCAACTCCACACTCTGGGGTATCCTTCTGCACCCTTTTCTGCTGAGAGAATATAAGCGTATGCCCGCCCTCACCGCCCGGGCTCATGGGGGTGGCGGTGGTGGATATCAGGCACATGGGGATGGTCATGGAAGACCTCCTCATGGGCGTGGGGATGGGAATGGAAGCCGTTCCGGCCGACCAGTGGGGTGCCCAGGGGATGGGGGTGAGCGTCGTGGTGGAGGTCGTCATGGCGGTGCCGGTGCTCGTGGACGATCTGCAGGTGGCGGTGGGGATGGCCATGCCGTTCGGTGACCAGCAGATAGGCGCCGGCGGCCATCACCGGGAGGGCGAGATAGAACGCCGGGTCAGGGGGGGCGGCGAAGAGGGCGAAGGAGACGGCCACACCAAAGAAGGGGGCGATCGCCAGGATCGAACCGGTGCGGGCGGTGCCGACGTCCCTGAGGGAGAGGAGGAAGAGGATGCTCGTGAGTCCGCCGTAACTCGTGAAGCCGACGGTCATCGCCGCCAGGGTGAGGGAGGGGGCGGGTAGGGGCTCGGCCAGGAGGAGGGCCACGAATAGCGAGAGGGCGCCGGCGCAAAGGCCCTTGATCATCACGGTCACCACGGGATCGCGGGCCGAGACGTTCCGGCTCACATTGTTGTCCAGCCCCCAGAAAGTGCAGGCGAGCAGGATACCCAGGGCGCCGATCGAGATGCCGCCGAATCCGCCGGTCCCCCAGGAGAGCAGGAGGCAGGACCCGGTGATCAGCCCGAGGGCCGTCCAGGTTCTCCGCCCCACCGCCTCGCCAAAGATGAGGGCGGCAAGGACCGCCGTCGCCACCGCCTCGAAGTTGAGCAGCAGGGCAGCGGTGGCGGCGGGCGTCGACTCCAGGGCGAACATCAGGGTGAGGGGGGCGAGAAAGCCGCCGAAGAGGACGACGCCGGCAACCCACGGCAGGTCGGCAGGGCGGAGGGAGGCCTCGGCATGGGCCCGCCGCCTCCCTGCCATTCGTCCCATGATGAGGTAGAGGAGGAGGCCGAAGCCGCTGCCCACATAGAAGAGACCGGCCAGCGCCGCCGGGCCGATGCCACTCTCGCCAAGGAAGAGTTTGGCGACCGGTGCCCCGATGCCGAAGAGCACCGCTGCTCCGAGGGCATTGAGATAGCGGGCGGTCTCTGGCAGGGGCATGGACGGGTTTCCTTGATGGGATTGGGGCCAGGGATCGATATAAGTGGCGCACCGCCCTGGATGCAGGGATCGATACACCTATGCGAGATAACCGTCGTTTATCTCACCAGGATGAACAGCAAGGCAGGCCTGGTCGGCGGAAGAGAGGGCATCAGGGAAAGTGCGTACAAAACGGGCAGAAGCGTGCTCCAGACCCTCCCCTGGATCGTCGGGCTGCTGATGCTCGTCAGCCTGCTCGTCGCCGCCATACCGGACGAAGCATATGCGGCTGTCTTCACCGGCAACCCCCTCATCGACTCCTGCACCGGCGCTTTCTTCGGGAGCATCGCCGCCGGCAACCCGGTCACCAGCTATGTGATCGGCGGCGAGCTCCTTGAGGCCGGCATATCCCTGGCGGCCGTGACCGCATTTCTGATCACCTGGGTGACCGTCGGCATCGTCTCTCTCCCGGCCGAGATGCAGATCCTGGGACGCCGCTTCGCCCTGGTCCGCAACCTCAGCGGCTTCCTCTTCTCGATCGCCATCGCCGTCTGCGTGGTGCTCACCCTCTCGGTCGTCGGGGGCGGGACATGAAGAAACAGCCCGGTAAGCAGAAAAAATCCGGGTTCCTGGCCCCCTATCTCTTCCTCCTGTGCGTGGTCCTCGCCTACGCCGGGGTGTTCATCGTCGAACCGGCACTCTTTTCCCGGTCGGTCGAGGGATTTCTCACCATCTTCAGGAACGTCCTGCCGGTGCTGGTCTTTGTCTTCGCCCTCATGTTCGCCGTCAACCTGCTGATCAGACCGGGACAGGTGGCACGACACCTCGGGCAGGAGGCAGGTCTCCGGGGCTGGGTCTTTGCCATCGTCGTCGGGGTGCTGGCGACCGGGCCCATCTACCTCTGGTACACCCTCCTCGCCGACCTGCAGGAGAAAGGGATGCGGCGGGCATTCACCGGCGCCTTTCTCTATGCCCGTTCAATCAAACTCCCCCTCATCCCCCTGATGATCTACTATTTCGGGGGGTTGTATACGGCGGTGCTGACCGCCTACCTGATCCTCTTCTCGGTCGTCAGCGGACTGGTCTGCGAGCGGTTCGGGAGACGCCCGGAACAGGATGAGGTGCCATAAATGCGATCCAGGTCGGATTCGGCGAGAAGCAAGGGCTGAGGCAGAAAAAAAGGAGTTTGGGGGTTTCAGAGCGGGACCGTCCCCATCACCGAGGCGAGATCCTGTGCAAGGGCCTTTGCCTCTGCGGCGGATCCGCCCGAACCGATGCCGCCGGGTGTCTCGTAGTCGATAACGGTAACAGCGTTCGCCTTCACGACACCGACCTCCGAGAGTGTCCGTTCAGTCCAGGCATACCCTGCGTCGCCTGCATCGACGCTGACGATCTTGAAACCGGTGTAGGCGTTTTTCGCCTGCTCAAAGGCCTCCATGGCCGCTGCCGGTGTCAGGTACACCGATGCCCGGATGGTGACGGTGTCGCCGTTCTCATTTGTAAGCACTGCCGTCACCGAGGTCTGGTCATGGGTAATCTCGGACATCTCCCATGCCCCGGCGATCTGCCGGATCTGCTCCTCGATCGCTTCGAGCTGCTCACTGTTCTGAACTGAAGCGTCAGCTGCAGCGGCGACGCCTTCCTGTGCGTTGCCGCCTGCACCCAATGCGGCATCGCCGCCCTTTGAGGTGCAGCCCGCACAGAGCCCGCATCCGATCAGGCAAATGCATGCGAGAACAACCGTGATCCTGCGTGAGTTCATCACACTCCATGGGATCCCGGATTATTTAGGGAAGGTGATCCGGCCCGGACAGATAAGGGCACATTCACATCTTTGCGAGGAAAATCCCGCATAAAGGATGCTCTACCGGATCACCGAGGCGGCCGGGATCGACGAGATGACCGGCAGGGGCCACGAGATCATCTCCTTGTTACCGGATCTGAGGGGCCGAACGATTCATACGCCGGGGCGGACACCATCTATGATGCCCGGCGATCACCACACCCTGAAGTCGGCCCTCCTGGAACGCTGCCGCTCGATGGATATCCCGCTGGTCGGGGTGGCGGATGTGCGGCGGTGGGAGGATCCGCCCTTCCAGCCCTGGATGCACACCGATTTTTTCCCGCACGCCATCTTTTCAGAGGCCCGCTCGGTGGTGGTGATCGGACTTCCCGTCCACCTGCCGGCGATCGAGACCACACCCTCCATCTGGTACCGAGAGACCTATCGCACCCTGAACACCCTCCTCGACCAGTACACCTATCGGATCGCCGAATTCCTGAACGCGGAGGGGCACCCCTCGGTGTTCGTGCCGCGGGACGGGTATACCGGGATCGACGTCCTCCTGGAAAATCCGGTGGCGTTTTTCTCCCACCGGCACGCCGCCTATCTGGCCGGTCTCGGCACCTTCGGGGTGAACAACATGCTGCTGACCCCCGACTTCGGGCCGCGAGTGCGCTTCGGATCGGTGCTGACCGCCGCAGAACTCCCCCCTGACCCCGTGATGGAGGGGAACCTCTGCACCCGCTGCATGGCCTGTGTGCGGATGTGCCCGGCCCGGGCCCTGGGCGGGGAGGACTATCCGGCGGGTCTGACCGACAAACACGCCTGCGCCGAGAACAGCGCCGCGCTCGAACGGCGCCGCCTCGCTCCATGCGGCATCTGCGCGAAGGTCTGCCCGATCGGGAGGGATCGGGACCTCTATAGCAGACGAAATATCGGCGTCTACGCCGATCCCCCGGAGAACCTCAGGCGGGCATGGGGACATGTGCGATCCTACGGCACGAAATAGGCCCGGAGGAGGGCGGCGCAATCACGCCGTATGATTGAGGGCAGGAAAAAGAGGAGAGAGGAGGGAAAAGAGACTCCTGGGCGGAAGGGTCCTGGATTTCAGACGACATCCCCCTCCAGACCCTGATCCAGCACGGACACAAGGGCACTGGATTCGTGCAGCGTCTTTCCAATCTCAACGACTGAAGCACTCGTTTCCTGCGCAAGGGCGGCGAGATCCTCCATCTGTTTCTGGAAGCTCATCGTCATCTCTGCCCCCTCACTCACGTTTGATACGACGGAAAAGGCGATTTCCGCCTGATCTTCGATCGATGACGTGATGGCGCAGATGTCCTCCCTCACCTGCTCGGCGCTCTGGATGATCTTGTTCAGGCCGAGGAGGGCGGCATTGACACTGGCAACCCCCTCAACAATCTCCGCGTTGGCGGCCGTGATCGCTTCAGCCGTCTTTCCGCTGCTTTCCTGGACATTTGAAACCACATTTTCGATTTTTTCTGTCGCCTCTCTCGCCTCACCGGCAAGTTTCTTCACCTCACCGGCAACGACGGCGAAGCCCCGTCCATGAACGCCCGCCCGCGCCGCCTCGATTGCAGCGTTCAATGCCAGAAGATTGATCTGACGTGCAATCTCATTGATGATCTTCACGACGGAACTGACCCGCTGTACCTGTTCGGTGAGAGCATGAATCTCCTCGACACTTCTCCTCGCAATCTCTTCGACCTTCGCCATCTTTGTATTGGCATCGTCTCCAGCGATCTGGGCCTCTTTTCCGAAGTTGACAACATTCATTGCGCTCTCAAGAACTTCAGACGATTTTTTCTCGATATTCATCGTCGAAGAGGAGAGTTCACCGATCTGCCTGTTGATGTCCTCGATTTTTTCATAGAGCTGCTGCGTTCTGCCGGTCGCCTCCTGCGTGGTGATGGCAACATTTTCCGAGGCCCTTTCAATCTCATGGGAACCCCGACTCACCGTTTCGGTGTTGCAGCGAATTTCCTGCATGATATCTTTCATTTCAGCGACCGTCTGCGAGACCTGGATCCCGACGGCGTTCACCGACTCTTTCAAGCGTTGAAAATCCCCTGTAACAACTATATCGTCGCTGAAACGGACGGAATAGGCCCGGGCACAGTAGGCATCAAGTACAGCCGCGGTCTCGGAGAGCGGGACGGTGCAGGCATCGAGCAGGGCATTGATCTCTTCCGCCATTCTCCCCCATGAACCGGAAAACCGTGACCCATCGATACGGGCATGCATCTGCCCTGCAGATACCGCATCATTCAATCCCTCCACCTCATGCTGCATGTCAGATATGAGCATGAGGCAACGGTTGAGGTTACCGGTGACAATGGCATATTCGCCAGCATACTCCCCTGTGATCGGTCCGGTCATCTCGCCGTCAACGATCTGCCCGAGATGTGCGGACACCACTCTGAGGGGGGCGGCAACCGTTTCCAGGGTCAGATTGCAGTCGCCGATCAGGTCGGACCAGACACCCGGAACAGCGGTTGCATCCGCCCTGATATCGAGGTTTCCGTCCAGGGTGCCCTGTGAGATCGCCCTGATTGCATCGGCAACCATCGAGAGCGTGGCGGTCGCCTGGTTGATCTGGTCCACGACCCCCTGCGTCTCCACAGAATATTCTCCTTCTATTGATCCGGGTTGCTCTCCCCGGACGATTTTTGCAACAAAATCCATCAATAATCGGTTTTGAAGCATCAACTCTGAATCGTCCTCCATACCCTTCGCCACACCGAGCAATTATAATCATTAATATTTAAATGTTGATATTCGTAAGGGCACATAATGACGAGGGTTCGTCAAGAGAGGGAGTGAAATTAAATGATATTAATAAAAATCAGAATTTTTATCCTCGAAGATATGAAAATCAATATATATGATATCGAACATAGCGAGAGAATGTTTATCTGCAGAGATATAATTTCCAGCAGATGTTCTTCAAATAGGCGTCATGGTGACAAATTACGGAGGTCTGGAAGATGGTAATTGAAATTTTATCCTACAAAACCAGTGTTCTCAACCCGCTCCTGAAATTGGTCGTTCCCGTCATGTTTCTCGCCGGGACATACCTCTTCTATCAGGCGCAGAACAAGTACGGCGGCAACCTCAAGAAGATCGCCACATTCCTGATGTGGGGAGGGGTGACCGGGTTTATTGCGACGGCGTTCAGGTACGGGGGCGACTATTTCGCCCAGTACAAATGGGGTGAAAGCACCCTCTTCCTGCTCTTCGCCCTGATCAGTCTCTTCGTTGCATATCTCGTGTACACGAAGTTCATGGAGATCGCCGAGGCCTTCGGGATGGCAGGGGGCGACGAGTGATGATCGACATGCTGGACTATGAGACCAGTCCCCTCAACCCCCTCCTGAAGGTCATCGTCCCCCTGATCTTCCTGGCGGTGACGGGCATCTACTTCGCCGCCCGGCGGCACTATGACGGGGCCATCAGGTCGTTCATCGACATGCTGATGCTCTTCGCCCTCTTCGCCACGATCTCCGGCGTCCTCAGGTTCCTGGGCCATGGCACCGATTTCGGGTTCACGAAGGATTATTCCCTGAAATGGATTCAGAGCCTCGCATATGTATTTGAAGCCGGATTTTTCATCCTGGCAGGGTATAAACTGCTCCACCTCTTCGGGGGGGATGACGAATGAGCGGTTACGCAGAGAAGATCATCGGGATTCTCGAACCGAAGATCGGCGCTGCGATGGCAAAAACCGCCCTGAAGACCCAGTGTAAAAAATGCGGCATCACCCCGGAGAACATCTCGGCGGGCGACCTCCCGAACCTGGCCGACAGCCTGTATGCCCCCCTCAAGGTGTTTGCAGGCGACGCATTTGCGCAAGGGATGGTGGATCAGATCAGGAAGATCTGATCGCCGGCTTTTTTTAAGGGGCACGAAACAGCCCTAGACCCAGCGGCGCACCCGCCCCATATACCGCCGGTAGTCATCGCCGAACTGCTTGATCATCCGCCCCTCCTCATAGGGGATGAAGTGGAAGTTGAGCACCAGGAAGACGAAGAGCGGGCCGGCAAAGGAGAGGAGGTTTGCGAAACAGCAGACGCACAGCCCGATATGCGCAACCACAAACCCGACATACATCGGGTTTCTGCTGTAGCGGTAGAGGTCGTCGGTGACCAGGCAGGTGGTCTCCTCCCGGTAGCTCTCCGTGGTGCCGCACGCCACGAACACCCGCCAGGCGCGGATGATGATCCAGAAACCGGCGGCGATAGGGAGGAGACCGATGCGGTTCCAGGGGAGAGTAAGGAGGTTATAGGACGGGAAGAGGAGGAAGAGGACGAGGCTCGCCCCCATCCCGAGTTAGAGATAGGTCGGCGGGATGTGAAGGTTCATGGAGAGGAGTCTGGTCTGCAGATCGATTGAACCTTCGGAGCACCAGGTTGCCAGAACAACTGTTGTCATGGCGAAACGTATGCCTGAGCGCGCCCCTGTTGATACCATGACCGCCGGATGGAGGCATGAGAAAGGCGCGGCACGGGCAGGGCGGGGGCGGCTGAGGGGGGCACTCCCCTCAGGAGAGGTGCGCCTTGACAAAGGAGGCCGCCATATCCCCGGCACCTTCGGCGAACATCTGGACGGCGATGCCGAGCAGGATGATCCCGAAGACCCGCACCACGATCTCGAGCCCCTGTTTGCCGAGCACCCGCATGATGGCGTCGGAGGCGAGGTTGCAGAGCACGATCAGGAGGCAGACAACGGCCACGACGGCTACGGCCGGTATCAGATAGCCCCCGGCGATCGCCTGCTGGCCGTAGAGCACCGAGACGGTGATCGTCGCCGCCCCCACATAGATCGGGATGACCAGGGGCACCAGGATCGTCGGGATAAAGGCCTCGGCGGCCTTCCAGGGGGTGGCGGCGCCCTTGCCCGAGGTGGCGGCGTGCACCCGTTCGGTATGGGTGCCGCTGATCATCGAGAGGGCGATGGTGAGCAGGATGATGGCACCGGCGATCTGGAAGGCGGGGAGGGAGATCCCGAAGAAGGAGAGGGTCGAGGAGCCGAAGAACATGCAGAGCAGGATCGTGGCGAAGATCACCGGGCCGAGGAGGATGGCGACAGCATGACGGATGCGGGCGTTCGCCAGGTCGGTGGTATAGGTGATGAAGAAGGGGATGTTGCCGATCGGGTTTGCGATGGCGAACAATGCCGCAAAAAAGGCGGCGACAAAGGCGGCCTGATCCATACGAAATCTGGTGCGGAAGCCCTATTGAAGGTTGTGAATTGTGCCGGGGGGAGAAGAAGGTTTAACGGGGGTGACCACCAGAGTCTGGACTCGCGTGAGAGGGAGGAGAGGGGTTCCGGTGGTGCTGGTCCATGGCTGGCGGAGCCATCCGGGGATCTGGAAGCCGATGATGATGGCGCTCGATCGGGAGGGATACCGCTCGTTCGCCTTCGATCACTCCGGGATGGGCGATGAGGGGCCGGACGAGATCGCACGGGCGTTGCAGGAGTACATCAGAACGGTGCGGGATGAGATCGGGTATTCCGGACCGGTGGACCTGGTCTGCCACTCGATGGGGGCATGCATCGCACGCTACCTGCTCGAGGTGATCGACGGCGGGCGGCGGGCTGAGCGGGTGAGGAGGCTGATCGCCCTCGGTCCGCCGAACAACGGCTCTGCCATGGCCGAAATCTTCCACGACCCCGTCCATGGCCCCGAGATCCTGCAACGGCTTGCCGGGGTCTTCGTGCCGCGCCGCTACGACCCCCTGGAGGACGTGATCGTCCAGGCCTTCAGGCCGGGCAGCCCCTTCCTCGCCCGCCTGGCCGCGGCAGGGCAGCGGGAGGGGACCGACTACCGCCTGATCCTGACCGAGAACCGGACAGGGGACCCGGCGTTCTTCCCCTTCTTTGACGGGAAGACCTGGGAGCGGGGGGCGGACGGGGCGTGGCGGACCACCCATGCTGGCGACGGCATCGTCCCTCACGCCGATTCAGTGATCCCGGGCGCGGGAGTAGAGGTGCTCGCACCGGACCCCGGGAGCGGTGGCGACCCCTCGGCCTACTGCCATCTCCGCCTGCCGCAGAACCCGGAGGTGATCGGGCGGGTGCTCGCCCGTCTCGCCGTTCCGCCGCCCGGGGATTGAATGGTTCAGTCCCGCTCGATCTCGCCGCCGGCCTCCCGGATCGTCGTCTCGATCTGCTCCAGCAGCCGGGCATTGTGGGTGGCATAGTCCAGCATCGGGAAGCCGCCGACAAGGGGGATGGGCTTGAAGATCGCAAGCGGGGCGACGCCGTTCCTCTCCGGGCTCTCGTTGGGGGCGATGATGGCAGTCGTGCCATCCGCCCAGACAGCCAGGTTCCCGTAGCCTTGGGCGTCCCAGATTTTTGTGATGATCTCGCGTGTGTTCAGCATGATACTCCAAGAAGAGAAGAGGCACGATGGGGTTATCAACCTTCTGAATCCGGGAAAGTTCTTGCCGGCCGCCGCCCCATATCTGCCATGGATGACCTCACCACCCGGATCCGGGGACATCTCCTGGAGAACGGCGCCTCTGTCGCCGGGATCGCCGACCTCTCTCCTCCGGGGCTGAGTCCGGAGCTCGAACTCCGGCGGGCGGTGGTATGGGGGATCGCCCTGGACCCCGCGGTCGTGCGGGGGCTTGCGGCGGGGCCGTCTGAGGACTACGGCCGCGAGTATTCCGCCGTCAACAGACGGCTTGCGGCGCTGGTTCCGGGCGTGGCGGACCTCATCTCGGGGGCGGGCTTTCGGGCCACGGCCGTCGACCCCACCACGGCGGCATTTGACATGGCCACCCTCTCGGCCGGTTTCCAGCACAAGACCGCCGCCACGCGGGCCGGGCTCGGCTGGGTGGGGAAGTGCGCCCTGCTCGTCACCCGCCGCTACGGATCGGCCGTCCGTTTTGCATCGGTGCTCACCGACGCCCCCCTGACCGCCGACACGCCGATCGAGCGCTCCTCGTGCGGCCCGTGCGAGGGCTGCCGGACCGCCTGCCCGGCCTCGGCCGTCTCGGGGCTGGAGTGGCGGCCCGGGCTGGAGCGGGACGCCTTCTGGGACAGCCGGGCATGCCATGCCCATTGCCGGCAGGTCGCCGACGAACTCGGCCTCGAGCACCCCATGTGCGGGGCCTGCATCGTCGCCTGCCCCTGGACGCAGCGATATCTTGCGAGAGAAGAGTAGGGGGCCCTTCACCCCCGCCGTTCCGGGAAGGCCACCCTCGGCCGCCTGAGCACAAAGGAGGCCTCCAGGTTCTCTGCCATCCGCC from Methanofollis fontis encodes the following:
- a CDS encoding DUF7289 family protein, whose amino-acid sequence is MAGLNTRQDEGVSEAIGFIIIFGLVITGIGLITLYGYPMLTQQQSNADVRNMEQTMVVLQNDIKSLCYKNVPYKETALQVSGGSLMAENSSETVQNFTISGNTINKVFSPGMLLYDSDSQDATIALENGGVIRAQSSGSTMLAEPRWYLDDASSTMVINLINLTTSGTIARSGMGSVRMKLAGTETEIDDSGGINVTVTYTPDATANFSKAWENYLTGSLGMNKIAPNTYQITTDNLIVKTYEVQVLSV
- the eif1A gene encoding translation initiation factor eIF-1A codes for the protein MSPGGEGGHTLIFSQQKRVQKDTPECGVDCLSNFRKNDDKGPDGEIIRVRLPNKRNREMFASAELMLGANHIRVRCFDGVTRIGRIKGKIKKRVWIREGDVLIVVPWDFQDDKCDIIYRYTRPQVDWLRSRNYL
- a CDS encoding DMT family transporter; this translates as MPLPETARYLNALGAAVLFGIGAPVAKLFLGESGIGPAALAGLFYVGSGFGLLLYLIMGRMAGRRRAHAEASLRPADLPWVAGVVLFGGFLAPLTLMFALESTPAATAALLLNFEAVATAVLAALIFGEAVGRRTWTALGLITGSCLLLSWGTGGFGGISIGALGILLACTFWGLDNNVSRNVSARDPVVTVMIKGLCAGALSLFVALLLAEPLPAPSLTLAAMTVGFTSYGGLTSILFLLSLRDVGTARTGSILAIAPFFGVAVSFALFAAPPDPAFYLALPVMAAGAYLLVTERHGHPHRHLQIVHEHRHRHDDLHHDAHPHPLGTPLVGRNGFHSHPHAHEEVFHDHPHVPDIHHRHPHEPGR
- a CDS encoding epoxyqueuosine reductase; translated protein: MLYRITEAAGIDEMTGRGHEIISLLPDLRGRTIHTPGRTPSMMPGDHHTLKSALLERCRSMDIPLVGVADVRRWEDPPFQPWMHTDFFPHAIFSEARSVVVIGLPVHLPAIETTPSIWYRETYRTLNTLLDQYTYRIAEFLNAEGHPSVFVPRDGYTGIDVLLENPVAFFSHRHAAYLAGLGTFGVNNMLLTPDFGPRVRFGSVLTAAELPPDPVMEGNLCTRCMACVRMCPARALGGEDYPAGLTDKHACAENSAALERRRLAPCGICAKVCPIGRDRDLYSRRNIGVYADPPENLRRAWGHVRSYGTK
- a CDS encoding methyl-accepting chemotaxis protein, whose product is METQGVVDQINQATATLSMVADAIRAISQGTLDGNLDIRADATAVPGVWSDLIGDCNLTLETVAAPLRVVSAHLGQIVDGEMTGPITGEYAGEYAIVTGNLNRCLMLISDMQHEVEGLNDAVSAGQMHARIDGSRFSGSWGRMAEEINALLDACTVPLSETAAVLDAYCARAYSVRFSDDIVVTGDFQRLKESVNAVGIQVSQTVAEMKDIMQEIRCNTETVSRGSHEIERASENVAITTQEATGRTQQLYEKIEDINRQIGELSSSTMNIEKKSSEVLESAMNVVNFGKEAQIAGDDANTKMAKVEEIARRSVEEIHALTEQVQRVSSVVKIINEIARQINLLALNAAIEAARAGVHGRGFAVVAGEVKKLAGEAREATEKIENVVSNVQESSGKTAEAITAANAEIVEGVASVNAALLGLNKIIQSAEQVREDICAITSSIEDQAEIAFSVVSNVSEGAEMTMSFQKQMEDLAALAQETSASVVEIGKTLHESSALVSVLDQGLEGDVV
- a CDS encoding methyltransferase family protein, with translation MGASLVLFLLFPSYNLLTLPWNRIGLLPIAAGFWIIIRAWRVFVACGTTESYREETTCLVTDDLYRYSRNPMYVGFVVAHIGLCVCCFANLLSFAGPLFVFLVLNFHFIPYEEGRMIKQFGDDYRRYMGRVRRWV
- a CDS encoding MarC family protein — encoded protein: MDQAAFVAAFFAALFAIANPIGNIPFFITYTTDLANARIRHAVAILLGPVIFATILLCMFFGSSTLSFFGISLPAFQIAGAIILLTIALSMISGTHTERVHAATSGKGAATPWKAAEAFIPTILVPLVIPIYVGAATITVSVLYGQQAIAGGYLIPAVAVVAVVCLLIVLCNLASDAIMRVLGKQGLEIVVRVFGIILLGIAVQMFAEGAGDMAASFVKAHLS
- a CDS encoding esterase/lipase family protein produces the protein MRGRRGVPVVLVHGWRSHPGIWKPMMMALDREGYRSFAFDHSGMGDEGPDEIARALQEYIRTVRDEIGYSGPVDLVCHSMGACIARYLLEVIDGGRRAERVRRLIALGPPNNGSAMAEIFHDPVHGPEILQRLAGVFVPRRYDPLEDVIVQAFRPGSPFLARLAAAGQREGTDYRLILTENRTGDPAFFPFFDGKTWERGADGAWRTTHAGDGIVPHADSVIPGAGVEVLAPDPGSGGDPSAYCHLRLPQNPEVIGRVLARLAVPPPGD
- a CDS encoding epoxyqueuosine reductase; protein product: MDDLTTRIRGHLLENGASVAGIADLSPPGLSPELELRRAVVWGIALDPAVVRGLAAGPSEDYGREYSAVNRRLAALVPGVADLISGAGFRATAVDPTTAAFDMATLSAGFQHKTAATRAGLGWVGKCALLVTRRYGSAVRFASVLTDAPLTADTPIERSSCGPCEGCRTACPASAVSGLEWRPGLERDAFWDSRACHAHCRQVADELGLEHPMCGACIVACPWTQRYLAREE